From a region of the Oscarella lobularis chromosome 7, ooOscLobu1.1, whole genome shotgun sequence genome:
- the LOC136188992 gene encoding uncharacterized protein isoform X1, translating into MARKEEILLARRDTTVLRAKRSIDRLIRRLVITGGSTLEPVSLLALRLLTPMALDGSESPGETVAPRNAKRLRSTDEASPRERALFVVLVLLLWSVIALPTVFYALPNTIDALENVTTNDELYLKLLGISVFTNEVKRLQHLIPIPDLIATTNGNISCPLHFIPIIIPNATTNCVPDCRHFSIYEGVLHGTENALLALGFGVSIVCLFIIVTSWINVRNVRSFPQIIPFYIATSASLSVFVSSVFYVLGRHSVFCPSPNLVVSINMTSISSNAQGSLVHFFSEAASLWWLFCAINLYITICWPLSSAAHYLTSASPHRIHLIELLCSLLIPLGLVVVVHSIDDGGYFATLGPDTVGCTPRSRALTYFSIILPLQLFLGTGLTLILAVIFRLNRERRMSSSWRLSFSRTNRTLQQIERRFIFLFVSYPICIAVILSTIIVQLRDVDNFENSFRLFLICLRFGIDTPTCQTFLSSTQIAASIASQVAFIFYAICGLAVVMVAKPVRTFWTQLFLRIAACCCHRRYDVTDGESRKRRTTNHSIVRYNSEEEVIEDKVAVHNENGTVLSEGKSGNNNTAITTARPYVIHETNV; encoded by the exons TGTATCACTTCTTGCACTTCGTCTGCTAACACCTATGGCTCTCGATGGGAGCGAATCGCCCGGGGAAACGGTGGCTCCTCGCAACGCTAAACGCCTTCGTTCGACCGACGAAGCCTCGCCAAGAGAACGCGCGTtattcgtcgttctcgtgcTTCTTTTGTGGAGCGTCATCGCTTTACCGACCGTTTTCTACGCGCTGCCGAACACGATCGATGCTCTCGAGAACGTAACGACCAACGATGAG TTGTATCTCAAACTGCTGGGGATCTCCG TGTTTACGAACGAAGTAAAGCGCCTACAACACCTAATCCCAATCCCTGACCtaatcgcgacgacgaatggcAACATTTCGTGCCCGCTCCACTTCATTCCTATAATAATTCCGAACGCGACTACGAATTGCGTGCCCGATTGCCGACACTTTTCCATCTACGAAGGCGTTCTTCATGGCACGGAAAACGCGCTTCTTGCCCTCGGTTTTGGCGTGAGCATCGTCTGCCTTTTCATCATCGTCACGTCGTGGATCAACGTCAGAAACGT acgATCATTTCCTCAAATCATTCCGTTTTATATTGCCACGTCAGCGTCTCTATCCG TCTTCGTTTCGAGTGTCTTCTACGTACTCGGTCGTCATAGCGTCTTCTGTCCGAGTCCAAATCTTGTCGTCTCCATCAACATGACCAGCATTTCGAGCAATGCCCAGGGCAGTCTCGTTCACTTTTTTTCCGAGGCCGCCTCGCTCTGGTGGCTCTTCTGCGCCATCAATCTCTACATCACCATTTGCTGGCCTCTCTCGTCGGCTGCTCATTATCTGACCAGCGCCAGTCCGCATCGCATTCACCTAATCGAATTGCTCTGCTCGTTGCTCATTCCTCttggcctcgtcgtcgtcgttcactccattgacgacggcggctATTTCGCGACGCTCGGTCCGGACACGGTCGGCTGCACGCCGCGTTCGCGCGCTCTCACCTACTTCTCTATCATTCTGCCTCTCCAGCTCTTTCTCGGCACAGGACTCACGCTCATTCTCGCCGTGATTTTTCGTCTGAATCGCGAGAGGCggatgtcgtcgtcgtggcgacTGAGCTTTTCGAGGACGAATCGGACGTTGCAGCAAATCGAGCGCCGAttcatctttctcttcgtcagcTATCCCATTTGCATAGCGGTCATCTTGTCGACGATTATCGTTCAAttgcgcgacgtcgacaatttcGAGAATTCGTTCAGATTGTTTTTGATTTGTTTGCGATTCGGAATCGATACACCCACGTGCCAGAcgtttttgtcgtcgacgcaaaTAGCGGCGTCGATAGCCTCGCAGGTGGCTTTCATCTTTTATGCCATCTGTGGTCTGGCCGTTGTCATGGTGGCGAAGCCCGTGCGAACATTCTGGACGCAATTGTTTCTTCGCATTGCGGCCTGCTGTTGTCATCGtcgatatgacgtcactgacgGTGAATCAAGAAAGCGACGCACGACGAATCATAGTATCGTGCGCTACAatagcgaagaagaagtgaTCGAGGATAAGGTGGCTGTTCACAATGAGAACGGGACAGTTTTGAGTGAAGGTAAGAGTGGGAACAACAACACTGCCATTACAACTGCGCGTCCTTATGTTATACACGAAACGAATGTATGA
- the LOC136188992 gene encoding uncharacterized protein isoform X2, with translation MALDGSESPGETVAPRNAKRLRSTDEASPRERALFVVLVLLLWSVIALPTVFYALPNTIDALENVTTNDELYLKLLGISVFTNEVKRLQHLIPIPDLIATTNGNISCPLHFIPIIIPNATTNCVPDCRHFSIYEGVLHGTENALLALGFGVSIVCLFIIVTSWINVRNVRSFPQIIPFYIATSASLSVFVSSVFYVLGRHSVFCPSPNLVVSINMTSISSNAQGSLVHFFSEAASLWWLFCAINLYITICWPLSSAAHYLTSASPHRIHLIELLCSLLIPLGLVVVVHSIDDGGYFATLGPDTVGCTPRSRALTYFSIILPLQLFLGTGLTLILAVIFRLNRERRMSSSWRLSFSRTNRTLQQIERRFIFLFVSYPICIAVILSTIIVQLRDVDNFENSFRLFLICLRFGIDTPTCQTFLSSTQIAASIASQVAFIFYAICGLAVVMVAKPVRTFWTQLFLRIAACCCHRRYDVTDGESRKRRTTNHSIVRYNSEEEVIEDKVAVHNENGTVLSEGKSGNNNTAITTARPYVIHETNV, from the exons ATGGCTCTCGATGGGAGCGAATCGCCCGGGGAAACGGTGGCTCCTCGCAACGCTAAACGCCTTCGTTCGACCGACGAAGCCTCGCCAAGAGAACGCGCGTtattcgtcgttctcgtgcTTCTTTTGTGGAGCGTCATCGCTTTACCGACCGTTTTCTACGCGCTGCCGAACACGATCGATGCTCTCGAGAACGTAACGACCAACGATGAG TTGTATCTCAAACTGCTGGGGATCTCCG TGTTTACGAACGAAGTAAAGCGCCTACAACACCTAATCCCAATCCCTGACCtaatcgcgacgacgaatggcAACATTTCGTGCCCGCTCCACTTCATTCCTATAATAATTCCGAACGCGACTACGAATTGCGTGCCCGATTGCCGACACTTTTCCATCTACGAAGGCGTTCTTCATGGCACGGAAAACGCGCTTCTTGCCCTCGGTTTTGGCGTGAGCATCGTCTGCCTTTTCATCATCGTCACGTCGTGGATCAACGTCAGAAACGT acgATCATTTCCTCAAATCATTCCGTTTTATATTGCCACGTCAGCGTCTCTATCCG TCTTCGTTTCGAGTGTCTTCTACGTACTCGGTCGTCATAGCGTCTTCTGTCCGAGTCCAAATCTTGTCGTCTCCATCAACATGACCAGCATTTCGAGCAATGCCCAGGGCAGTCTCGTTCACTTTTTTTCCGAGGCCGCCTCGCTCTGGTGGCTCTTCTGCGCCATCAATCTCTACATCACCATTTGCTGGCCTCTCTCGTCGGCTGCTCATTATCTGACCAGCGCCAGTCCGCATCGCATTCACCTAATCGAATTGCTCTGCTCGTTGCTCATTCCTCttggcctcgtcgtcgtcgttcactccattgacgacggcggctATTTCGCGACGCTCGGTCCGGACACGGTCGGCTGCACGCCGCGTTCGCGCGCTCTCACCTACTTCTCTATCATTCTGCCTCTCCAGCTCTTTCTCGGCACAGGACTCACGCTCATTCTCGCCGTGATTTTTCGTCTGAATCGCGAGAGGCggatgtcgtcgtcgtggcgacTGAGCTTTTCGAGGACGAATCGGACGTTGCAGCAAATCGAGCGCCGAttcatctttctcttcgtcagcTATCCCATTTGCATAGCGGTCATCTTGTCGACGATTATCGTTCAAttgcgcgacgtcgacaatttcGAGAATTCGTTCAGATTGTTTTTGATTTGTTTGCGATTCGGAATCGATACACCCACGTGCCAGAcgtttttgtcgtcgacgcaaaTAGCGGCGTCGATAGCCTCGCAGGTGGCTTTCATCTTTTATGCCATCTGTGGTCTGGCCGTTGTCATGGTGGCGAAGCCCGTGCGAACATTCTGGACGCAATTGTTTCTTCGCATTGCGGCCTGCTGTTGTCATCGtcgatatgacgtcactgacgGTGAATCAAGAAAGCGACGCACGACGAATCATAGTATCGTGCGCTACAatagcgaagaagaagtgaTCGAGGATAAGGTGGCTGTTCACAATGAGAACGGGACAGTTTTGAGTGAAGGTAAGAGTGGGAACAACAACACTGCCATTACAACTGCGCGTCCTTATGTTATACACGAAACGAATGTATGA
- the LOC136189000 gene encoding putative E3 ubiquitin-protein ligase UBR7 has product MAEEKADDAIVSMEDVLQEHEALEDEANAVLGASDDKECTYAQGYAKRQALYACTTCTNETGNVAGICLACSLHCHDGHDLVELYTKRDFCCDCGNSKFPKFTCKLIPEKDDMNPKNRYNDNFKGLYCTCKRPYPDPEKEEDDEMIQCIVCEDWLHSMHLNSSVPDCDDYHEMICGSCMEKHSFLYAYLSPARLKIDGDETGLASPAKRAKIEGEENCKLAQFRSALGEKGDLLKGPGFFDDDWRSSLCNCSSCRDLLKQEDLAFLLDEEDTTSFYEACGKLQNRDGSSVEAGMQAVQTKFNPVQQIEMFSHYNELKGKLSNYLKDFAEQNKVVTKEDVELFFEKLKESKKGKIAAQIPPGTCK; this is encoded by the exons ATGgcagaagagaaagcagACGACGCGATCGTGTCCATGGAGGACGTGCTGCAAGAACACGAAGCactagaagacgaagcgaatGCAGTTCTGGGagcgagcgacgacaaagagTGCACCTACGCGCAG GGATACGCGAAGCGGCAGGCGTTGTATGCGTGCACGACTTGCACGAATGAGACGGGCAATGTGGCTGGAATTTGTCTCGCTTGCAGTCTTCATTGTCACGATGGTCACGACCTTGTGGAATTGTATACAAAGAG AGATTTTTGTTGCGACTGTGGAAATTCGAAATTTCCTAAATTCACGTGCAAGTTGATTCCA GAAAAAGATGACATGAATCCAAAGAATCGGTACAACGACAATTTCAAAGGGCTCTACTGCACATGCAAGAGACCATACCCAGACCCAGAAAAAGAG GAAGATGACGAGATGATACAGTGCATTGTTTGCGAAGACTGGTTGCATTCTATG CATTTGAACAGTTCTGTACCTGACTGTGACGACTATCACGAGATGATCTGCGGTTCCTGCATGGAGAAACATTCGTTTCTCTACGCATACCTTAGCCCAGCTCGTCTTAAAATTGACGGCGATGAAACTGGGCTAGCATCGCCAGCCAAAAGAGCAAAAATTGAAGGGGAAGAAAATTGCAAATTGGCTCAATTTAGAAGTGCATTGGGAGAGAAGGGAGATCTTCTCAAGGGGCCAGgattttttgacgacgactggCGCTCTTCCCTGTGCAACTGTAGCAGTTGCAGG GATTTGCTCAAACAAGAAGATTTGGCGTTTCTTttagacgaagaagacaCGACCTCATTCTACGAGGCATGCGGCAAATTACAAAATCGAGACGGATCTTCAGTGGAGGCCGGCATGCAAGCCGTTCAAACCAAATTTAATCCAGTTCAGCAAATTGAAATGTTCTCAC ATTACAACGAGCTGAAGGGGAAGTTGAGCAACTACTTGAAAGACTTTGCCGAACAGAACAAAGTCGTGACAAAGGAAGACGTCGAGTTATTTTTCGAAAAGCTGAAAGAGTCAAAAAAGGGCAAAATCGCTGCTCAAATTCCCCCCGGCACGTGCAAGTGA
- the LOC136189005 gene encoding inactive serine/threonine-protein kinase 19-like, which translates to MIRKRPYATSIGSKAKQSATETTCESALRYVQANFPPLAKFDEAFPFVALKHQIYALIDDRTRVDRDLDRLTADNRIRTFKMNTTPNEYAVVWMDDLVAHLDRVLLRDDDENRRRLARKFVGKCLACYADVAVDRAHLCDDLGFSVADIRALIAMGLLTARDVGSYWLSLPGMGAYVQALTKGREAALRAIRSTKYKEIMREELTERKIGACKLGMTYHVLDLVGADLVTRIPTTSGTLLRIDKASSKQ; encoded by the coding sequence atgatCCGAAAGAGGCCGTACGCGACCTCGATCGGCTCGAAAGCGAAGCAAAGCGCGACAGAAACGACTTGCGAATCGGCTCTACGCTACGTGCAGGCGAACTTTCCGCCGCTCgccaaattcgacgaagcgtTTCCGTTCGTCGCTCTCAAACACCAAATCTACGCCCTAATCGACGATCGTacgcgcgtcgatcgcgatctcGATCGACTGACCGCCGATAATCGCATTCGAACGTTTAAAATGAACACGACGCCGAACGAATACGCCGTCGTTTGGAtggacgatctcgtcgcgcATCTCGATCGCGTTCtgctgcgcgacgacgacgaaaatcgacgtcgactcgcgaGAAAATTCGTGGGAAAGTGTCTCGCGTGctacgccgacgtcgccgtcgatcgcgcgcATTTGTGCGACGATTTGGGTTTTAGCGTCGCCGACATACGGGCGTTGATAGCGATGGGGCTCTTGacggcgcgcgacgtcggctCCTATTGGCTATCGTTGCCCGGCATGGGCGCGTACGTGCAGGCGTTGACGAAGGGTCGCGAGGCGGCGCTTCGCGCCATCCGATCGACGAAGTATAAGGAAATCATGCGCGAGGAATtgacagaaagaaaaattggcgCGTGCAAACTGGGTATGACCTATCACGTGCTCGACCTCGTTGGCGCCGATTTGGTTACGCGAATTCCGACAACGAGCGGTACTCTACTGCGAATCGACAAAGCGAGCTCCAAGCAATAA
- the LOC136189001 gene encoding cyclin-K-like, producing MWYYEKDYIAQKAPSRSDGIDLALELEYRKEGARFLMDMGAKMGLRYDTIATGMVFFHRFYMCQSFVKFDRWVVAAVCLLLAGKVEETPKKCKDIYRTAKALLSDEQVKGFGDAWKDEMLIHERVLLQSIRFDLQVSHPYGFILKFAKAFKGDRAKVQKVVQMAWTFVNDSFCTTVCLQWLPHVVAVALLNLASQLSKIELHVSAEHVDPSLPAKAKWWDHFLSDCTEELLEEISQDVVKLYRESEEGKKKVSRGSLSKAAGAAVGKKDQKAVASSPQSAFDPAVQLAALEQQLKDPSLTPLVRQSLQIQMAMQKQLIQHHQQQQQQHQQFTTGQSFPATGTWMPSMGNMQPPQFRPGWMK from the exons ATGTGGTACTACGAAAAGGACTACATCGCCCAGAAggcgccgtcgcgatcgGACGGCATAGATTTAGCACTCGAATTAGAATATCGCAAAGAGGGGGCCCGATTCCTCATGGACATGGGAGCGAAGATGGGCCTCCGCTACGACACGATAGCAACGGGAATGGTCTTCTTTCATCGATTCTATATGTGTCAATCGTTCGTAAAATTCGATCGGTGGGTCGTTGCTGCCGTCTGTTTGCTTCTCGCCGGCAAAGTCGAAGAAACGCCGAAAAAATGCAAGGACATATATCGGACGGCGAAAGCGTTGCTAAGCGATGAGCAAGTGAAGGGATTTGGCGACGCTTGGAAG GATGAGATGTTGATACATGAGCGCGTCTTGCTTCAGAGCATTCGATTTGATCTCCAAGTCAGTCATCCATATGGGTTCATATTGAAGTTTGCCAAAGCTTTCAAAG GTGATAGAGCCAAAGTGCAGAAAGTTGTTCAAATGGCCTGGACGTTTGTGAATGACAG CTTTTGTACGACTGTTTGTCTCCAGTGGTTGCCCCATGTCGTTGCCGTGGCACTGCTCAACTTAGCGTCGCAGCTCTCCAAAATAGAATTGCACGTCAGTGCCGAACACGTTGATCCCAGTCTACCCGCCAAGGCCAAGTGGTGGGACCACTTCTTGTCTGACTGCACGGAAGAACTCTTAGAAG AAATATCTCAAGACGTAGTCAAGCTGTATagagaaagtgaagaaggaaagaaaaag GTATCACGAGGGTCTTTGTCGAAGGCGGCTGGAGCAGCGGTgggaaaaaaagatcaaaagGCTGTAGCATCAAGTCCTCAATCTGCCTTTGATCCCGCCGTGCAATTGGCAGCATTAGAACAGCAACTCAAAGATCCCAGCCTGACGCCATTGGTCAGACAGTCGCTGCAAATTCAGATGGCAATGCAGAAGCAACTCATACAACATCatcagcaacaacagcaacagcatcAGCAATTTACTACTGGACAGTCGTTTCCTGCAACAGGTACTTGGATGCCATCGATGGGCAACATGCAGCCGCCTCAATTTCGACCCGGCTGGATGAAATGA
- the LOC136189009 gene encoding mammalian ependymin-related protein 1-like — protein sequence MFSVQLLLVLFAFAHSSTTLEPQKCTSPSTLQGKETSFDYERRFEREALWVYDADREAVAWYETVDLNSTRAAYHDIWLWKERAWFRFNIRTRQCTRRELTLPFAILKVPSNAQFIASRYLGSSAAEGENLLVNVWVAQDEDVWSKYNSERVFTDADCLPVYVAKFRPTSVERSTFFNLTRTISRPDLFVPPEECAQ from the exons ATGTTCTCCGTCCAGCTTCTACTAGTTCTATTCGCTTTCGCGCACTCCTCGACGACGCTAGAGCCGCAGAAATGCA CCTCTCCGTCCACGCTGCaaggcaaagaaacgtcC TTTGACTACGAACGACGCTTTGAACGCGAAGCCCTTTGGGTGTACGACGCCGACAGGGAAGCGGTCGCCTGGTACGAAACGGTCGATCTCAATTCGACTCGTGCCGCCTATCACGACATTTGGCTTTGGAAAGAA CGTGCCTGGTTTCGTTTTAACATTCGTACGCGTCAGTGCACGCGACGGGAACTCACATTGCCTTTTGCCATACTGAAAGTTCCTTCGAATGCTCAATTCATTGCGAGCCGTTACCTCGGTTCGTCGGCagcagaaggagaaaatttGCTCGTAAACGTGTGGGTTGCACAAGACGAAGATGTGTGGAGCAAAT ACAACTCGGAACGGGTTTTCACGGATGCTGATTGTTTACCGGTGTACGTGGCCAAGTTTCGACCAACAAGCGTCGAGCGTTCCAC gtttttcaatttgacgcGGACAATCAGTCGACCAGACTTGTTCGTTCCGCCAGAAGAATGCGCCCAGTAA
- the LOC136189008 gene encoding mammalian ependymin-related protein 1-like — protein MRTELVLLACLASLVAAQEPQRCVAISQFEARETSFDFERRFEREAKFGYDAPNERFYRYEELNENATRNFYHEIFLHQERAFYRIDLKTRACQRFPLERPFYPIAVPPDARYYASRYLGSSAIAKANLLTTVWVGEDEERHFGYEMVFTERECLPVHVTRFFRESRSMERSTFFDATLGITDPTGFEVPPECERPPPPENQL, from the exons ATGAGAACCGAGCTCGTTCTTCTTGCCTGCCTCGcctcgctcgtcgccgctcaaGAGCCGCAACGCTGCG TGGCTATAAGCCAGTTTGAAGCCAGAGAAACATCC TTTGACTTTGAGCGACGCTTCGAGCGCGAGGCCAAGTTTGGCTACGATGCGCCCAACGAGAGGTTCTACCGTTACGAAGAGCTGAATGAGAACgcgacgagaaatttctATCACGAAATCTTTCTCCATCAGGAG AGAGCGTTCTATCGCATCGATCTGAAAACTCGTGCATGTCAGAGATTCCCGCTGGAGAGACCCTTCTATCCCATCGCTGTTCCTCCCGATGCGCGTTACTATGCGAGCCGATACCTCGGATCGAGTGCCATTGCTAAAGCCAATCTTCTGACGACTGTTTGGGTGGGAGAGGACGAGGAACGACACT TCGGCTACGAGATGGTGTTCACCGAACGAGAGTGCCTGCCCGTTCATGTGACGAGATTCTTTAGGGAATCGAGAAGCATGGAACGCTCAAC ATTTTTCGACGCTACTCTTGGCATCACCGATCCGACCGGTTTCGAAGTTCCGCCCGAGTGCGAGCGCCCGCCTCCGCCAGAAAACCAGCtctga
- the LOC136189006 gene encoding mammalian ependymin-related protein 1-like — translation MEVVLCVFAYFVGLVVAQTPEICRAPTVFEAKEQRVDFARHMEVGSTIGQDADNERFYRKETSVVSNLTVTLDLYHEIWSYREHALYRINMRTGECMRMGIVTSFEPIGIPLDARFVGYRHIGSSGIRNSNILTTNWVGENTEKKYRYDLVFTDASLGSSACLPVRVTRFYDDDRSLEQASLFDVTAGISDPTVFTPPDHCPPPPPLPPPTKQSSLFETL, via the exons ATGGAAGTCGTCCTGTGCGTTTTCGCCTATTTCGtcggactcgtcgtcgctcaaaCACCAGAAATTTGTA GAGCTCCTACGGTGTTCGAAGCAAAGGAACAAAGA GTCGACTTTGCTCGACACATGGAGGTGGGCTCCACGATCGGACAAGATGCCGACAACGAGCGATTTTATCGCAAAGAGACAAGCGTAGTCTCGAATTTAACAGTTACGCTAGACCTGTACCACGAAATCTGGTCCTATCGCGAG CATGCTCTCTATCGCATCAATATGAGAACTGGCGAGTGCATGAGAATGGGAATCGTAACGTCATTTGAGCCCATTGGCATTCCCCTTGATGCACGCTTCGTCGGCTATCGCCACATCGGATCGTCGGGCATTCGAAACAGCAACATTCTCACGACGAACTGGGTAGGAGAGAACACGGAGAAAAAAT ATCGATATGATTTGGTTTTCACCGATGCAAGTCTCGGTTCCAGTGCATGCCTACCCGTCCGTGTGACTCGGttttacgacgacgatcgatcttTGGAGCAAGCATC ACTCTTTGATGTGACTGCAGGAATCTCGGACCCCACGGTATTCACCCCGCCGGACCACTgccctccgccgccgcccttGCCTCCTCCAACAAAGCAATCGTCTCTTTTCGAAACTCTCTGA
- the LOC136189010 gene encoding mammalian ependymin-related protein 1-like, which yields MKLCLAIAVVVAFVAAQQPAPTCKPPMQWESYEHHLSGESHSFARRKVSYDETNQRVRIVEQYDQENETRQYFDILYLYNEHKYYLYNLGTQACEQRPLNEPFHSRGVPEGATYSGQYYFGAAVDPVNSVYVNSYKGDTQYGYYTGYFTNTSCLPIYHTHYHSDGTLTVSFYFDVTLGFSDPGVFIPPSACL from the exons ATGAAGCTGTGTCTCGCtattgccgtcgtcgtggcCTTTGTCGCAGCGCAGCAGCCAGCCCCAACTTGCA AGCCGCCTATGCAGTGGGAATCGTACGAGCATCAC CTCAGCGGAGAGTCTCATTCGTTTGCGCGAAGAAAGGTCAGCTACGACGAGACGAACCAGAGAGTGAGAATAGTCGAGCAATACGACcaagaaaacgagacgagACAGTACTTTGACATCCTGTACCTTTACAACGAG CACAAATACTATTTGTATAATCTGGGCACGCAGGCCTGCGAACAGCGTCCTCTCAACGAGCCATTTCACAGCCGCGGAGTTCCGGAGGGAGCCACTTACAGCGGCCAATATTACTTTGGTGCTGCAGTTGATCCGGTGAATTCGGTGTACGTCAACTCGTACAAGGGAGACACTCAATACG GTTATTACACGGGGTATTTCACTAACACGAGCTGTCTTCCTATCTACCACACGCATTACCATTCAGATGGCACACTCACGGTTTCTTT ctACTTTGACGTTACGCTCGGATTCAGTGATCCCGGTGTGTTCATTCCACCATCGGCTTGTCTGTAA